AGTCAGAGTAACAGATCGGAGGACTGTCCATACTAGTGGAtacggactatagctataggttatacactctgcagaggttgtacatttGTACCTGCACGGATGGAGCCTAAACGGGGATCAGCCGTCCAAACCCCATCTAACAGCcggagccctagtaggtggctaacactctcctgtttcctcgagtctgATAGTGTCTTCAACTGTAGGGCACACCATTACCAGTCGAAGACCTCGAAGCTATGAAACCTACCCACGCtggggtgcagtctggtcaaAGCAAGTCaacgcctcgaactccttacactgatcctccaatccaccTATAGGCTGAgtgctatccaccactagtctcggaccgaaccccgcccataacaAGATGAACAATATGTACATATGTAGTCCAAAGAAACATGGttaaactgactcggtccttaaggGCTGAGAGCGAGTACTCAACTCCACAAAGTATGTGCTgaagcacctgcaacgtacaagtacgccacatgctcctcagtgtcaaacaaggtacccgccacaggcacagggggtggagagagaccagaatgctctctcctagcaaggcactcctcagtaccaaccgCAGCTTGCTCCCGTCAAAACACGTCAAggaatcacactcacccaaaacacatgcGAGAGTGTACAAGAAATTCCATCACCAAAACCATAgtatatgcccatccataactcaaaagcatgtatatggatataagtaaGGTGGACTAGGTAGGGGTgtgtagctagtccacaagtaggtaacaaggaaaacaagataaacaattatcataggctatgcaatcaatcatcatccaaGCATCTTAATTAAAgcactagcaactaagcatgcataggttCTATGTGATTGGGattgacatgacaccttgtccgttGTCGTTTTGGGCTCGCAGCAGctggtggcgagcggcggcggctcctgcaGTGCGGCGCGCGGCACAACGGCTGGACAGGCAAGACGAGGCAGCGGCTCGAAGACCGGGCAGGCATGTTATGTGGCACGACGACTGGACTAGGATAGGGtgtgggcggtggcggagctcatCGGGAGATGGTGAAGAAGAGGGACGCCGGCGGTGACTATTCCTCCTCGGGCAGCAACAGGGTAGCTCTGGCTCCTCCTTCTTGGCACGACGCGACGGCTCCTCCGGCACGggcctcttcctccttctcttcccttctcctcccttccttctcctctcttctctcctcttctctggttggtggcggcggtgcaggggaGAAGCCCCTGGGCGATGGGATGGCGAGGGAGGTTGCCGGCCAGGGGTATTTATAGCCTTGGCCGAGGCTAGGGTTGCGGGGCGCGACGCTCGAGCACGCACGGCTGTCCATCCTCGGTGGGTGCACCCGTGGGTGATGTGGCGGCCATCTGACGGCCctgggctagggtttggaggcGCGTTCGGTGGTCTACAGGGGCACGGCGGGGATTCCCCCTCGCGGAAGGCTCCAAAAGGTCACAGGCGGCTAGGGCTGTAGGGGGGAGGCGCGATCGGGACACTCCTCGCGTTGTCATGGAGTGGGGACGGCGTGCGGGCACGGGTGCCAGCGAGGCAGCAGCGGCGCATGTGCGGGTAGGAGAGGGGGCCTGGCAGGAGCTTAGGGATAAAGCTGACACGTGGGCCCCATGTTTTAGCGATAGGGAGAGAAGGGAGGCAGCGGTAGTGGTCGGGCGGGTTAGCTGGGCCAAAGGCTAGGTCGACCTGCTTGGTTGGTCCGGTGGCAAGGTAGGTGGGTTACAAGGCTAGGCCAGTTCGGCTGCGGGTCGGCCTGATTTTGTTAGTAGGTTAGTTTAGATTTTTGTTTAATataaagtttgaattttgaattggaTTTAAAATTCAAATACACTCAACTTTGAAAGCCAAATAAAAACCAAAAAGATCCCACTCAAACTAACACACAGCTTGAAATTGGTTTATGATTTAATTATTAGGGAGGTTCTAGAAAATATTTAGCATTTGTGTTCCATTTTCAAATAAGCACACAAtccaaataaatttttttaaatttttaaaaatttcaCTCAcattaatatttctaatttttaggAATATTACACAGAGCATTTCCAAAACTTGCCCATTGTGCTGCAGCATTTGTGTCAATGTCAGCGAAAAGAAGAGAATCCTATCCATTACCATTAGGCTGATCCAAGGGGCATAGCCTCTCTTAATCGATTTTCAATCGTGGACGAAAATACATAGGAACTAAAAAAAACTTAGGCCTAGGGAGGACCTCCCTCAAGATAATGCAGTAAGGTCAGTCTCAGTGCATAGTTTTATTGTATTATTACCAAGACTACAGACTAGGTAATTGTGCCAGTTGAGTTTTGTGGGATGGAACTTCTCTCACGTATGATGaaacttttttcttctctcttctcataaAAATCTTGCCAAGTTAGTAAAATTGGTGATGTAGCATGGAATTTAATGTTCACTAAACTCACGCTCCTATTAAAAATTTTCTCGAGCTGCAGCAGGGTCGGCTTTTTTGACATAAAATTCGAGCTCCTGGTTGGCCAGCACCACACCTATGTGCCGCACTACCGCACTACCACACTACACGTGTGAAATTACAGGATCCCACCTGTTTTTCTTTAGAAAATCCATTGCTGGCTGGTAAATCTCGTGTATCCGCGGCTGCTGCGGCCGGTGGGTGCGAGCGCGACCGGCAGACGGCGACGCGGCCGGTGGAGCGGGCGCATCCATGCCACGCACTCAAGGCGCCCGCTCACATGCCGCGGCTCCCAAAAGCTAGCGCTCGCGGTACAGACCAAAaccaccgctcctcctcctgatgGCTCGTCGTCATCGTCCCACTTCGTTTCGAACCGGGTGGACGGACGGCGCGGCCGCGCCATCATGCCCCCGGCGAAAAGAGCCCGCAGAAATCCCCTCCCCCGGCCCTGGGATCACCGCTCGGGTCAACCAAAGCGTACGTGATGCCATGATGTGTTCCTGTCCCTCTCCGACGCGTTGCGGTCAGCCGGTCACTTGTGTCGCCCGGCAACTGCCCGTACGCTGCACTTGGCCTCGCCGGCTCGCCCCGGCGGCCCAGACGGGCGGTCCATGCGCGCGGTCGAGCGGCCGGCGACGGCTGATGCAGCGGCACCGGTCGTGGAGTGGAGGAGGTCACGCACTTGTCCGGGCACGGCGGGATTagatggcggcggggccgagcgAGCTCCGAAGTCGCGTGAGTGACAAGCCGCACCACGTACTAGAGCGGGGGCGGGGCTGTATGTAGCTTCCGGTTAACGCCGAACCTGTGCACTGCGGCGGTACCACCACATGCTAATTTGGTAATGGCATATTAGGATTGGGAATGGGAAGTACTCCTATATGGTACTGCATACTACTGGCAGTATTAATTCGGCTACCAAAGCTGCTGGACTGGACAGCATCAGAGGGCAGCTTTGCAAAGGGCCTCATCCAACGAACCAATTGATGCTCCCAAGTTCTGAGTTTGAGGAACTTCGAAAGATCATCCAAGGTTGAGTCTTCGTGATATGAACTTGGGTTCATTCAACCGCTTTTGTTAATAATGGTACATGTAGTTCGTCTTGCATCCgctcattttattttctttcttaatgAAGATCAAATTTACCATCCCTGTTTCCTTAAAAAAGAGAGTAATCCCTGATCACTTCAGCATTCAAAATTTCAGAAACTTTTACATCTTTGATCGAGTATCGACCTTATTATGTACATACTACACATGTAATGTATGGTAGCGCACACAccatgaaggaaaaaaaagggataCGTCTCTATCCTTGTGTCCGGTCTGTAGTGCGACCCATTATACAAAGAGTGTCTCGATGCATGCCAAGTTCATTGGCTCTCGCTCACGGGCGAGAACGAATGCGCGTGGCGTTGCTTCATCGATCACCTGGAAGCCGCCGGGACGAGTGCGAAGAATACGAGCGCAGTAGCGTGGCGCCACTACGCTCGGGTCGCCGTCGTCCGTCCCTGTCAACGGCGAGCAAGAGCACGGCGGCTGCAGCTAGCCTCCGGATACGATGCCATATATGATCGGCCAGGACCAGCCTCCTTAAAGTTCCCAAACCGGCGAGCCGCCCATTATTCCGCGATCGAGATGCGGCGTGTCAACGGACCAGCGCGGCATGCACGCGCACATCGggcatcgccgtcgccgcccgtggGGGGTCCCGGGTCCGGTCCGGGTCAGGACCAGATCCAGACGGCGTAGTAGGCGAAGGCGGCGTGCTTGAGCTGGCGCAGCGTGAGCAGGAAGCACTGCATCTGCGCGAAGCCgagcgccgcccccgccgcctgccccacgGACCGGATGCCCTCGCCCGGCACGGCCCAGAACGCCCCACGCCCAGCTGAACCCGCCCGACACGGCGCACGCCACCGCGAACAACCCCGCCGCGTGCCCGGCCGAGCTCCCTGGCGGCGAGGGCGGACCCGAGGACGCCGCAGGTGTTCACCAGCACGAGCACGGCGTCGCCGacccgggcggcgccgcggccggacCCCGTGGCCTGCGACAGCAGCGGCAGGAACAGCGTGGTGGCGTTGGCGCGCGTCAGGTGCAGGAACACCTGCAgcgcggccaccaccacggcgcaCGTTAGGTGCTGCTCATGCCTCGCCACCAGCCGCCGGAACGACCCACCGTCACGACGGCTGCTCCCGCCTCCGAAGACGGATCCTTTCCTCCTCTGCAGCTTCGTACGGGATCTTTGTGACCTCCTAGCGCTGGCGACGTTGCACGCGCACGGGAACACCAGGTCGACGTGGACGTGGCTGGTGTCGAGCAGATCTACCGTCCAGAGATGCCACAGGTCGAGAGGGTCGCTGTCCACGACGGCGTGGTTGGATTTTGGCGCCTCTGTTTCCTCATTTTTACCGACGCCATGGATGAACTGCCCACCGTGACTCGGGCTATGGAGGGCAATGGAGCTGTGAAGAGTGGATACCAAGCCGCCGACGGCGTCCAGCAATGGCAGGAAGCCAAGGCACAGTGACTGGAGTATCATGGCGCCGCACGCTTAGCTGCTTGGCCTGCCAAAATTCAGAACGTTTTCGTCTGTTACTAATGTTGAATTCAACCGGCAAAATAAAGAATGAACGCCAAAAGCGTGGCTAGGAGcaatataactttttttttagagGAAGGAGCAAATTAACTGGTCCTTTGCCTCGCTGAAGCAAAAGTGGCACAAGTGCTGGGCTCAGCCACCATGGCCCAGGACAATCCTGGCCCAGCATTCGATTGGCTGACAATGACCGTGTTTGTTTCGGCGGTTGGGTGCGGCGCTGTACTGTGAGGATTTCTCCGCCGCAGCGTTTTCTCTTTGAAACGAAcctggcaggagagctgccgattatattaaaaaggaggAATCCAGACTGGATAAGTACAATGAATCAAAAATGAAATGACATGAGGCAAAATTGAGCCAGAagtataaaagaaaataaagcaaCACTATGAACTCAGTCGCAATCAGCATCGCACCATTAGAGCGGAGAGATGTTTCGCTCCCGCCATAATCCACACGGTGGCCTCATCTTTGATCCTCTCAAAAATCATATTGACAGAAGACTCCTTGCTGTTAAATATTCTCATATTCCTTTCCCTCCAAATTGTCCATGTAACTAGCATAATCAAAGTTCGCATGCCTCTCTTGGAGCAGGAATTTGCTCCTGCTCTCATCGACCACCAGTGGTGCAGCGTATCGGCCTGTTGCCAAGTCCTCGGGTGGATTGCTGGCGCCGATAACCAGTCCGCCACCATGGCCCAGATTCTTGTTGTAACCCGGCATTCGGCGAAAAGGTGTAGCGCCGATTCTTGTGATCTCCGACATAGTGGGCAGGTAGCTGGATTCGGCCATCCCCTTTTCTGAAGTCTGTCAGCAGTACAAAGGCGATTTTGGATAGCGAGCCAGGAGAAGGTTTTGCAGCTTCTAGGGGCCCATATTTTCCATATCAAGCTGTCAAAGTTGGTGGAAGCCGAACCAATGAACTGTGCGGCGTAAGCGGATTTTGCGGAGTAGTTACCATCCGCAGTAAACTTCCAAGTGATTTCATCTTGGACACCCGGGCGTAGGGCTACCTGTTGTACGACTTGCCACAGAAGGACGTATTCTCGGAAGTGTTGCACCGAGAAACTGCTGTGATTTATGTTGATGTCTCGGATCCAAGTTCGGTTGTGAAGCGCATCACGTAAACTcctgttctttctttttgaaatgGAGAAAATACTTGGCGCTATGTCCTTTGGCCTTTGGCCTTGAACCCAGGCACTATTCCAGAAGGAAGTCTTTGCTCCATCGCCTACGACGATACGTGTACATGCCGCAAATAATTTCCTATCCGTGTTATTACACGGAACCTCGGAGCCTACCCAAAGCTTATCTTCCGCTTTCCACTCATGCCACAGCCACCTGAGCCTCAGTCCTCTTGCAAACTTGTAGATGTTTAAAATACCTGCTCCCCCCAGTCTTGTCGGTCGGGCGGACCTTTGCCAGTTCACTTTGCATTTTCCCCCTGTTAATGTCGCCGCCCCTGCCCAAAAGAACTTCTTGCGCTTTGCATCAATTTCCTTCATCACCTCTTTGGGGGCCTCCATTGCCGACAGGAGGTATACCGCCTGTGATGTTAATACTGATTTCGTGAGTGCTAGGCGACCCGCCATAGTCATGTTCCTAGCATTCCACGCAGTGAGTTTGCAGGTCGCCTTGTCTATGACGTATTGGAAGTGTACTCTCTTGAGCCTTGACGTCGTTAGTGGAAGTCCAAGATATCGCACCGGAAAGGAGGACCGTGTGACTGGAATGTCTCCAAATATGTCGTCCATATTAAGCCCTTCGCATCTTATAGGCACCACACTAGATTTTTCAAAATTTGTTCTCAGCCCCGACACTTCACCAAATCTAGTGAGTAGGTCAGCTAAGGAAATGACATCCTGCCTAGTCGGGTTTAGGAAAATAGCCGTGTCGTCGGCGTACATGGATGTTCGGAAGTTGAGGGACCTGCCTCGCAGCTTGGATATGAATCCTCTGTCAGTGGCCTATTCCAGCAAAGCTCGTAGTGGTTCAATTGCAATCACAAAAAGTAAAGGAGATAAAGGATCTCCTTGCCGTAGGCCCCTGTTGTGCTTGATGGGGCTGTTTGGGACCCCATTGAGAAGGATCCTAGATGAAGATGTGTAGAATAGAGAGGCGATCCAATCCCGCCAACGAATGGGGAAGCCCAAGCGTTGAAGTAAATCTAGCATATAGTCCCATCGCACCGAATCAAACGCTTTGGCGATGTCAAGCTTAAAGAATAGTGCTGGGATTCGTTGTCGATGGTAGCGACGCGCCATGTTCCTGACTGTCATAAAATTATCGTGGATGCTCCTTTGCTTGATGAAAGCCGATTGAGAATGTGATACAATGTTTTTCATGTGCGGGGCCAGTCGCATGGCGAGCACCTTTGTAATAATCTTGATGAATGAGTGTATCAAACTTATCGGTCGGAAGTCAGGGATTGCCTCGGCCCCATCCTTTTTTGGCAACAACACTACGTTGGATGTGTTGATTAATGACAGGCTCGTGCAATGTAAGTTATGAAAAGCGTTAGGCCGCCGCAGCGTTTTCGCGGCACGCAGTTCCTTTTCTGCCGCGGGACTGAAAGGCGGCACGGTAacgcgcggccgccgcagccTGTTCGACGGGATTCTGCCGGTTGGCTGCCGCACCGCAGAAACAAATGGGGTAAATAGGCTCTTATCCTGAAACCTCTCCCTGATAGGCCATTTGTGCTGACTCATTTTGTATGAACTCAGAAATGGAGCCCGTAAAAAAAACTCCGAAATGGAGAACCGTATTGTTGAGGCGTCAACACCTAGCAGCGACAGTGAAATCGGCAAAGCCGCAGCACACTCTTATCTTTGAGATAAAAAGAAAACCTACAGTTGGGTGGCTCTCTACACCGATGGATGTATTCATGTATGGATTTGCAGAAGAAAGGTGAAGTTTCATCAGGTTTTGGATGTTTCACATCTAGGCTCTAGCTTCAACTTTTCTCTCCACAATTGGCAATGGCAGGGTACCGGAGGAGGATTCCAGTACCATCGTGATGCCGGCGAGCCAGTCGTGAAATCATGGTACGGTTGAGCTATGCAGGGATGGAGAAACGCTAGAGACAGCAGTAGTGCCTTGTGCCTATGCCTTCCACCACCGGGAAAGGAAGACCGACGCCTAACAGGCCAGTCGGTGTTCCGTACTTCCATTGCCAAAGCCTGCCGGCCGAGCCGAGCATCCTAGGATGAGGCACTCGAGTACCATCAGCGTAAAGCCCCCCACTGCCGCGCGCATTGCTGCCTTGTTCGGGGTTGCACGGAAACACCAGCACCAGATGTGATGGAAGTGGAATGGACCGGACGAGCAAGTTGTTTGTtactcaccagtcaccacgcGGCGTGCTCAACTCAACCCCCTGCGCTTGCGCCATCGGTCAGGCACTCCCATCCGCCGCGACTCGCCATgctgaccggcggcggcgagtttTCCTCCGCTGTACGCACGCTGCGGCGCCTCAGCATCAGCGGCTCGCTAGTCTGCCCCCACGCGGCCACGCCTGCAAGTGCGAGCTGCCGATGGCGGCAACCGGCAAACACCTGAGCAAAATTCCAGAACGCGTGTTCGCCAAGTGCCAACTCGTTCGTGCGCACTTACCTGCGgagacgcgccgccgccgcggtggcgccgaATCAGCCGGCCTCCTATGCTCCGGAGCCCGGCGTCCGGATAGCAGCAGGGGCGGCCCGCGATGAGTGCGCGAGGGAGCAGGGAGGGCCTAGCCAAACCAACGAAACCAACCAACACACTCCGTCTCCGGCACTCCTCGCCGTCGACAGGGTGTACAGGGTGCTCTCCCCCTCCGGGTCCGGGGAGCGTCGCTTCCTCTGTTCGCGACGCGACCTGTCTGTCGCGTTGCGGTGCGCCCTCGGCCCTCTGATGTCCGCAACGGCTGCAGATCACCATTCCAGGCATTCACCAACCCTGTGTGTTAAGTGCAGCTGCCACACAAAAGCGGCCGCGCGTAGCAGGTACGCACACGATGGATTAGGAAAGCAGCGCGGTGCTGGATCATTTCCTCGTGCTCTTTCATAGACACATGAATGAGATGAGTAAACGACGAACTGAATGAGATAACCCGTAGCACAATGCGCGCCAATCACCAATCGCATCGTAGCTGGGCCCGTGATGGCGTGATGGTATGGACCACTCCCTCCCACAAAGAGTACAAACTACACGAGATCGATCGTGACGACTGACGAATTGACGATTTGACTAGTAACAGTGCCTTTTCTCTGTTCGGTCACGAGGAACACATGCCGGCATCCCTGTCTGCAATTTTGCAATTTTACGATATCCAAATGCAAGAATGCCTtcgctgaaaaaaaaacatattcaaATGCGAGGCCAGACGAATGCCGTCGCTGCCTGTCTGCCAGGCTGCCACCCCATCTTGGTGACTGGGTGTGGGTGGGATAAAATGGTGAGGGCCGAGCACGTGTGCCACGTACTGATCACGTGGCGCCAGGGTGTAAGGTTAAACCAGTGCTAATGCTTTTGCATCATGGTGTAACGTGTTATTACCAGCGAGAGGCACTTCCTCGTATGCAGAATCAAGTGACTAACACGGTTTGCCACTATGGTTGAATATACAGCGCTTAACCCACGAAGGCATCAATACATCGAACATTTCCACGAGCTGCCACTATGGTTGAATATACAGCTCAAGTGAAACCTCCATCGTCATACCACTGCGCAACAATAGTGCTTCCATCAAATTACGCGTGACCAGGCGACAGTGACTTGCATCTTACAGAAGCCAACGTTAAGTTCACCATAGCTTCTACCCATGTTAAGAGGAGTGAAAACTGCATGCTCTTCCACAGCTTCATCTTCCGCCTTTTTACTCTGACGTGTGTTGACAGAAACTATCAGGTGTTCCTCATACTCAGCAGAAACAACAGACCGTGAAAGCAAGATGTTATCACCATCAAGAGGCacctttccatctccaaaaccAAGCAACACGACTTTCTCATCTTCTATACTGTCCGTACTGGCTGTAAACTGACCATGAGAATCTTCTATCCATGACCCCTCAATGACTTTCACACTGATTgtggcctccagagagtaaaaAATATGGCCAACTGTAAGCTCCATCGTGCTAAGCTTGCTTGTGTAACATTTCTTAAACATGCATGAATCAGGTATTAAGGCAGGGCTATCGAGTGGAGGAGCCAGAAGGCTTAAAACTCTATCTTGTGATTCAATATTACTCTTCACTTTCAGCTCAACCTCAAAGATCACAGGATCCAACAAGTCAACAGCACGGACAGGACCAGTCAGTACTAAAGATAAATCCTGCATGCAACACCATTAAATAAATAGTGAGAAAcccaaggaaaaagaagaggctCATCGGGCAGCATAATATACAGAACTGCACATTAAATTGTATGGACCGCAAAGAGCATATAAAAATGGATATAATTTATGACACAACCAATGGGAGAAAATATTAGTCTAATGAGCcagtgaaacaaaacaaaaaaaaacaattgctACGTGCTTATCATTAGAGCATGTTTTATATAGAACATGCATATTCTAATTCTTTGCAAAGAAAGCAGTAACTTTTTTGAAGCCAAAATTCAGAAGAAACGTCGGAAATGTATCATATACAAGAAAAGCATGTAAGTGCACCGGAATAAAATAGATGAAAAAGGTTTGTCAATGCAAAGGTCTAAAATTCTTAAGGGCGTGTTCAGAGAAGCAAGGTCATATTTCAAGCAATACTCCACAGGTCGCCATGTGCCTGATAACAATTATGTATTACCTAGACTGTGGAAGAACAGACTTCAGTCAATGTGCTGAATCAATTCTTATTTTGATCCAGTTTGAGTTACAAGTTAGTTTAGTTGGACCTATATTTTGTAACAATATGTGGTTATTTCCCGGGATACATGTACCTATG
This portion of the Setaria viridis chromosome 7, Setaria_viridis_v4.0, whole genome shotgun sequence genome encodes:
- the LOC140223289 gene encoding uncharacterized protein; this translates as MILQSLCLGFLPLLDAVGGLVSTLHSSIALHSPSHGGQFIHGVGKNEETEAPKSNHAVVDSDPLDLWHLWTVDLLDTSHVHVDLVFPCACNVASARRSQRSRTKLQRRKGSVFGGGSSRRDGGSFRRLVARHEQHLTCAVVVAALQVFLHLTRANATTLFLPLLSQATGSGRGAARVGDAVLVLVNTCGVLGSALAARELGRARGGVVRGGVRRVGRVQLGVGRSGPCRARASGPWGRRRGRRSASRRCSASCSRCASSSTPPSPTTPSGSGPDPDRTRDPPRAATAMPDVRVHAALVR
- the LOC117864740 gene encoding uncharacterized protein; protein product: METEIGMGLEVQLKKEYKVETQEEDEATKKRKIELDPKERKRLAEAEATICAKRFTDKPARGGGCLISTLQIFSVKVTGLSGGLKFPLDVYGMVAIRDNLDHNRNIIFHRKRDSCQTLTQEDLSLVLTGPVRAVDLLDPVIFEVELKVKSNIESQDRVLSLLAPPLDSPALIPDSCMFKKCYTSKLSTMELTVGHIFYSLEATISVKVIEGSWIEDSHGQFTASTDSIEDEKVVLLGFGDGKVPLDGDNILLSRSVVSAEYEEHLIVSVNTRQSKKAEDEAVEEHAVFTPLNMGRSYGELNVGFCKMQVTVAWSRVI